A part of Paenarthrobacter sp. A20 genomic DNA contains:
- a CDS encoding phosphate/phosphite/phosphonate ABC transporter substrate-binding protein, translated as MNFKALSASVVGLASVVLLSGCASASEPQQSSGFPSEIVIGAIPNENSTDLTGTYEPLIKMIEAETGSKVKLQQASDYAGIVEGMIADRVDIAFLGPFSYVIATANKADIQPLGALTKAKDTPAGYYSLGITQGSNDAVTKIEDFSGKDTCFVDPGSTSGFLYPSAGLISSGVASSGKESDISKALKPIYAGSHDASALSVKSGQCEVGFAMQSMVEDTLPGKGELQAGELKSVWKSEMIPGSVFAVRNKLGDDAVARLTALFTEKANAEYFESQGYCTGKECLMTGEHAWGVVKAGDADYDGIRNVCLTTKSEKCEP; from the coding sequence ATGAATTTCAAAGCCCTGTCCGCGTCAGTAGTTGGCTTGGCGAGCGTGGTGCTCCTCTCGGGATGCGCCTCAGCCAGTGAGCCCCAACAGTCAAGCGGGTTCCCTTCGGAGATCGTTATCGGTGCGATCCCGAATGAGAACTCCACGGACCTCACCGGAACCTACGAGCCGTTGATCAAGATGATCGAGGCCGAAACCGGCTCCAAGGTCAAGCTCCAGCAGGCCAGCGACTACGCGGGAATTGTTGAAGGAATGATCGCAGACCGGGTGGACATCGCCTTCCTCGGCCCGTTCTCCTATGTGATAGCCACAGCTAACAAGGCAGACATCCAGCCGCTTGGCGCCCTGACCAAAGCAAAGGACACCCCTGCCGGCTATTACTCCTTGGGCATCACCCAGGGCAGCAACGATGCAGTGACCAAGATCGAGGACTTCTCGGGCAAGGACACCTGCTTTGTTGACCCGGGTTCTACCTCCGGCTTCCTCTACCCATCAGCCGGGCTGATCAGTTCGGGTGTCGCCTCCAGTGGCAAGGAATCCGACATCAGCAAAGCGCTCAAACCGATCTACGCAGGCAGCCACGATGCCTCAGCTCTGTCCGTCAAGAGCGGGCAGTGCGAGGTGGGCTTTGCCATGCAGTCCATGGTGGAAGACACCCTTCCCGGCAAGGGGGAACTGCAGGCCGGCGAGCTCAAATCAGTCTGGAAATCCGAGATGATTCCGGGTTCCGTCTTCGCAGTCCGCAACAAACTCGGCGATGACGCTGTGGCCAGGCTGACGGCTCTCTTCACTGAGAAAGCCAACGCCGAATACTTCGAGTCCCAGGGATACTGCACAGGCAAGGAATGCCTGATGACCGGCGAACACGCCTGGGGTGTGGTGAAGGCCGGCGACGCCGACTACGACGGCATCCGCAACGTCTGCCTCACCACCAAATCTGAAAAGTGCGAGCCGTGA
- the phnC gene encoding phosphonate ABC transporter ATP-binding protein: MTQAAATAGSDAQPEPAIRVRKLRKDFGPVTALQGIDLEVAPGELTVLLGLSGSGKSTLLRCLNGLNPITAGEATVLGQPVHGMTSREMRKLRSKIGFIFQHFNLVGRLTCLENVLIGASGRIPGPRYGILSYSRAQRREALTHLSRVGLGQHAFQRADSLSGGQQQRVAIARALMQKPELILADEPVASLDPENAANVMDLLFQICLENKITVLCTLHQVDLAMHWAHRIVGLRDGEKVLDSNTAALSRDDVLNVYRQLQPEAAPDGTRA, encoded by the coding sequence ATGACCCAGGCTGCAGCAACCGCGGGCTCGGACGCTCAACCCGAACCAGCCATCCGCGTCCGGAAACTCCGCAAGGACTTCGGACCAGTCACTGCACTTCAGGGAATCGACCTGGAGGTGGCCCCCGGCGAACTCACGGTCCTGCTGGGTCTATCCGGCTCAGGCAAATCGACCCTCCTTCGATGCCTGAATGGCCTGAATCCCATCACCGCCGGCGAGGCCACCGTCCTTGGACAGCCGGTCCATGGCATGACCAGCCGCGAGATGCGCAAGCTCCGCTCCAAAATCGGTTTTATCTTCCAGCACTTCAACCTGGTAGGCAGATTGACGTGCTTGGAGAACGTGCTGATCGGAGCGTCCGGACGGATACCGGGACCACGCTATGGAATCCTCAGCTATTCCCGCGCCCAGCGGCGTGAGGCCCTGACACATCTTTCGAGGGTGGGGCTGGGACAGCACGCGTTTCAGAGGGCCGACTCCCTGTCCGGCGGCCAGCAGCAGCGTGTGGCCATAGCACGGGCACTCATGCAAAAACCCGAACTGATCCTCGCCGATGAGCCGGTAGCATCGCTGGACCCCGAAAACGCTGCCAACGTGATGGATCTGCTGTTCCAGATCTGCCTTGAGAACAAGATCACCGTCCTCTGCACGCTGCATCAGGTGGACCTGGCAATGCACTGGGCCCACAGAATCGTGGGACTTCGGGACGGCGAAAAGGTCCTCGATTCGAACACCGCCGCCCTGTCCCGCGACGATGTCCTGAACGTATACCGGCAACTCCAGCCGGAGGCGGCCCCGGATGGAACCAGGGCATGA